The genomic segment TAATCCGAGCTGCAGTAAAAATGGCTCAATCACGGTCTCGATCGTGTCCGCTTCTTCCGAAGCCGCGGCTGCGAGCGTCGAAAGTCCGACCGGACCGCCCGCGAATTTGCGAACCAAAATCTCGAGAATACGGCGATCGTGCGCATCGAGACCCTGCGCATCCACGCCCAAATCGCGAAGTCCTTGCTCGACGACCGCAGAATGAATCACACCGGCGTGGTTGATGTCCGCGAAATCGCGCATCCGCCGCAACAGTCGATTCGCAATTCTTGGCGTCGCACGCGCGCAACCGGCTAATTTTTGGCAAGCCGCCGGCTCGATTTCGACTTGCAGAATTTTGGCAGAACGCGCCAGAATTTTTTCAATTTCGGCATTGTCGTAAAAATCCAAGCGAAAAACCGAACCGAAGCGATCGCGCAGGGGAGCGGACAGACCGGAAAATTTCGTCGTCGCGCCGACCAAAGTGAAACGCGGCACTTCGAGGCGCATCGTTTTCGCGCTCGGACCTTTGCCGAGGACGAGGTCAATCGCGAAATCTTCCATCGCGGAATAGAGTACTTCTTCAACAACTGTCCGCAAACGGTGAATTTCATCAATGAAAAGTAAATCGTTCGGCTGCAAGTTGGTCAGAATCGCCGCGAGATCGCCCGCTTTTTCCAGTGCCGGACCGGAAGTGATGCGCAGATTCACTCCGAGCTCATTCGCGAGCACAGTCGCGAGTGTCGTCTTGCCGAGTCCCGGCGGTCCGTAAAATAAGGTATGTTCGAGCGCTTCGCCGCGCTGCTTCGCTGCCGCGAGAAAGACTTTGAGGTTTTTTTTCAAATCCTTTTGTCCGATGTACTCGTCGAAAGTCTGCGGACGCAGCGTCGCGTCCAATTTCGAAAACTCGTCCGAGGTCGCTTTCGGCTCGACCGGACTTTTCTTTTTTTCGGATTTCGCAATTTTTTGATTTCTTTCAATCATCGCCAAATTTTCAATTTTAAATCTTAAATTTTAAATTGTTTGGTGCGCCCGGGAAGATTTGAACTTCCGACCTTTACCTTAGAAGGGTACTGCTCTATCCAGCTGAGCTACGGGCGCGAATTGAAGTCATTTTAGCGGAAGACAGAAAAGTTGCCGCAAGACCGCCATTGGCGGATATAGACCCGAGTTACGAAACCAATTCAGACTTGGGTTGCGAAAAATTTTCGAATTACAAATTCGAACCAGCACAAGACTTAACAACCCTCCGAACCAAATGACCCAATGACCTGACATTTGTCAGACAGGAATTAAAAAGTTAAAATCAACTCGCAATTTTCTCAAACAGTTGCTGAAGATTCCAGATTTATTTTGAAAAATGAAAACTGAAACGAGGTGGAAAACTTCTGAAAAATCGCTGAAAAAACTTGTTCTCACGAAAATAGAGACTCGAAAAAGTTCTCAAATCGTCGGGCATTTTTCGCGATAAAACTGTTTGGGGCTATTATTTAACCCCAATGCAATGGATCCCACAATTTTATTTGTCATCGTCGGCCTAGTCGTCGGCGGAGCTGGTGGTTTTTTCGCAGCTGCGACTAAGTTCAAAAAAGACGCGGAAGACTCAGCCAAAAAAGCTGCCAAGCTAATTCTGGAGGCGGAAACGCACGCTCGGGAAATCGAGAAACACGCCCGGGAAATCGAGAAGCGTTCCCATGCTGCGGCTGAGGAATCGAAACAAGAGGCGGAAAAAAATCACGCCAAGGCGGAAAAAATTCTTACCGAAGCCAAAACGGAGGAGAAGGAAATCAAAGCCAAAATCGAGGCGAGTGAAAAAAGACTCGTCGAAAAAGAAAATCACCTCGATGTCAAAATTGAGAATCTCGAAAAGCAAAAAATCACGCTCACTGAGCGCGAAAAAGAAATCGAGGACTTGAAAATCGAGACGGAAAAAATCCGTGAGGAGGAGAAAACGAAACTCGAGCAAGTCGCGAAACTTTCGAAAGAAGAAGCCAAACAGCAGCTACTCGCCAAAATCGAGAAGGATTCGGAGGAGGAGCTCGTGAAAAAAATCCAAGAAGGCGAAGCGAAAGCGAAGCTCGAGGCTGATAAGAAAGCGAACAAAATCATCGCGCAGGCGATTCAGAGATTGGCGCAGGAAGCCACGAGCGAATCAACCGTCACACTCGTCCCGCTCGCCGACGACAGCCTGAAAGGTCGCATCATCGGTCGTGAGGGAAGAAATATCACCGCTTTCGAAATGGCGACCGGCGTCGATGTCATCGTCGATGACACGCCCGGCGCAGTTCTCATTTCGGGTTTCGATCTGCTCCGCCGCTATGTCGCGAAGACTGCACTTGAGAAATTGATTGCTGACGGTCGCATCCACCCGGCAAGAATTGAAGAAACTGTGAAGAAGGCTGAAGAAGATGCGCAAAAATTGATGCAAGAATGGGGCGAGCAGCTCGTCGTCGAGACCGGCGTCGTCGGCCTCCCGCCGAATCTGATGAAGCTCATCGGACGACTGCGTTTCCGCACGAGTTATGGTCAGAATGTTTTGAAGCATTCCGCCGAAACAGCCTGGCTCGGCGCAGCCATCGCGAGTGAACTCGGCGCGGATGTGAAAATGGTCAAAACAGCGTGCTTGCTGCACGACATCGGCAAAGCCGTCGACCACGAAATCGAAGGTCCGCACGCGCTAATCGGCGCGAATATTTTGCGGAAATTCAAAATCCCCGAAGAAATCGTCCACGCCGTCGAAGCGCATCACGAGGATGTGCCGATCGAATCCATGACTGACATCATCGTGCAAGTCGCCGATGCGATCTCAGCCAGTCGTCCGGGCGCACGCCGCGAAAGTCTCGACGCCTATATCAAACGCCTCGAGGAACTCGAGAATATCTCGAAGAGTTTCGCCGGAGTCGAGAATGCCTACGCGATTCAAGCTGGTCGCGAAGTACGCGTCATCGTGAAGCCGCAGGAAATTGACGACCTCGCCGCGCACAAATTAGCGAAAGAGATTTCGAGCAAGATTGAGAAAGAAATGACTTATCCGGGTCAGATCAAAGTGAATGTGATTCGCGAAACACGCGCGGAGGA from the Patescibacteria group bacterium genome contains:
- the rny gene encoding ribonuclease Y, with the protein product MDPTILFVIVGLVVGGAGGFFAAATKFKKDAEDSAKKAAKLILEAETHAREIEKHAREIEKRSHAAAEESKQEAEKNHAKAEKILTEAKTEEKEIKAKIEASEKRLVEKENHLDVKIENLEKQKITLTEREKEIEDLKIETEKIREEEKTKLEQVAKLSKEEAKQQLLAKIEKDSEEELVKKIQEGEAKAKLEADKKANKIIAQAIQRLAQEATSESTVTLVPLADDSLKGRIIGREGRNITAFEMATGVDVIVDDTPGAVLISGFDLLRRYVAKTALEKLIADGRIHPARIEETVKKAEEDAQKLMQEWGEQLVVETGVVGLPPNLMKLIGRLRFRTSYGQNVLKHSAETAWLGAAIASELGADVKMVKTACLLHDIGKAVDHEIEGPHALIGANILRKFKIPEEIVHAVEAHHEDVPIESMTDIIVQVADAISASRPGARRESLDAYIKRLEELENISKSFAGVENAYAIQAGREVRVIVKPQEIDDLAAHKLAKEISSKIEKEMTYPGQIKVNVIRETRAEELAK
- the ruvB gene encoding Holliday junction branch migration DNA helicase RuvB, which gives rise to MIERNQKIAKSEKKKSPVEPKATSDEFSKLDATLRPQTFDEYIGQKDLKKNLKVFLAAAKQRGEALEHTLFYGPPGLGKTTLATVLANELGVNLRITSGPALEKAGDLAAILTNLQPNDLLFIDEIHRLRTVVEEVLYSAMEDFAIDLVLGKGPSAKTMRLEVPRFTLVGATTKFSGLSAPLRDRFGSVFRLDFYDNAEIEKILARSAKILQVEIEPAACQKLAGCARATPRIANRLLRRMRDFADINHAGVIHSAVVEQGLRDLGVDAQGLDAHDRRILEILVRKFAGGPVGLSTLAAAASEEADTIETVIEPFLLQLGLLARTPRGRVATPAAFELLGIKIP